The following are from one region of the Dreissena polymorpha isolate Duluth1 chromosome 2, UMN_Dpol_1.0, whole genome shotgun sequence genome:
- the LOC127866974 gene encoding uncharacterized protein LOC127866974, which produces MSVNNTTFRFLAILSVLTVLNVTFLGFNHTRKENVPTCSVDDVLGGITDYIRGTGARDIESVMPEVCKAVIRKTDVKQNLIASVNGLISVCLQRNTSKTLHRTLPNPIVTLFTTWSETNSTEKKTVHNLTMRNWAQFKPMVEVVVFTNSTEDAKLAKAYGASVLPVLQHRGGGSPVLKWMFQEIMKDRITSTLFGYVNSDILFTDKFVQTLQAIIRNKKLTRPFMIIGRRTNVLDVTLEESETFSDLEKIAKTRGELFGANAEDFFITNSAFPWAKIIDVVVGRLAFDNWIVGHAICELKIDVVDVSDTVLAVHQSTKAGGNYEGFQNKYAHYNAALFKALALNPVYERGFTICTQERTFVSFCGEIMVTKRRDFWGPCDCHMIVKQ; this is translated from the coding sequence ATGTCAGTCAACAATACTACATTCCGTTTCCTTGCAATACTGTCAGTATTGACGGTCCTCAATGTGACGTTCTTGGGCTTTAACCATACCCGGAAGGAAAACGTACCAACGTGTTCAGTCGATGACGTCCTCGGTGGCATCACAGATTACATACGGGGAACGGGAGCGCGTGACATTGAATCAGTTATGCCTGAGGTGTGCAAAGCTGTCATAAGAAAGACTGACGTTAAACAAAATCTTATCGCATCCGTAAATGGGTTGATTTCAGTTTGTCTCCAAAGAAATACGTCCAAGACTCTTCACAGAACTTTACCCAACCCGATTGTTACGTTGTTTAccacgtggtcagaaactaacagcACCGAAAAGAAGACGGTTCATAACTTAACAATGCGGAATTGGGCACAGTTCAAGCCGATGGTGGAAGTAGTTGTTTTTACAAATTCAACTGAAGATGCTAAGCTTGCGAAAGCTTATGGCGCGAGTGTGTTGCCCGTGTTACAACATCGTGGCGGTGGATCGCCTGTTTTGAAATGGATGTTTCAGGAAATAATGAAAGACCGTATAACTAGCACTCTTTTCGGATATGTGAATTCGGATATTCTTTTTACGGATAAGTTCGTGCAAACCTTACAGGCGATCATTCGCAACAAGAAATTAACACGTCCTTTTATGATTATCGGACGTAGAACTAACGTGCTAGATGTGACGTTGGAAGAAAGTGAGACGTTCTCAGATCTTGAAAAAATTGCCAAAACTAGAGGCGAACTTTTCGGCGCAAACGCGGAGGACTTTTTTATAACGAATTCCGCGTTTCCGTGGGCTAAAATCATCGATGTCGTCGTAGGAAGATTAGCGTTTGATAATTGGATAGTGGGCCATGCGATTTGTGAACTTAAAATAGACGTCGTTGACGTTAGCGACACCGTGTTGGCGGTACATCAGAGTACCAAAGCCGGTGGAAACTACGAGGGCTTTCAGAATAAGTACGCGCACTATAACGCCGCTCTGTTCAAAGCACTGGCTTTAAACCCCGTGTATGAGCGGGGTTTCACTATTTGTACACAGGAGAGAACGTTCGTAAGCTTTTGCGGAGAGATTATGGTCACGAAACGGCGAGACTTTTGGGGACCCTGTGACTGTCATATGATTGTAAAGCAATAA
- the LOC127866977 gene encoding uncharacterized protein LOC127866977 isoform X1: MTEGGVEHNMEWTPSCTRRYRFKYEDESKETSNLMNLLGYGSGLRQRRINAYRKLDSLRNARFTNDVTTITAGSKAEGLTCFFESDMDTMFIIPHVVCLDVGINEETIPSHIIVFTMGTKGHNAGYCKLQQGRLTSTYCPAISNALCIDGCGNVLLSSTQFVDFFRHNPYPSEIQQHARAGPSLPWSFGPMAHDVVRAIRVYCPGILQNWAKRCRYWPPPDIVENVIVLGAFVNPIGFKGSEHYHVEWRICFNTGETELVNNLNDTQIKIYVLLKMIVKDILKPRKKVITSYILKNIVLWLAENNPQELFHSGSIFHWLKEGLISLRTAISSRQLPYYMIPERNLMAERDLVSGQQDELVKSLTCLIDEGPKILRRLKKIRQAIIGHKEPLLWYSKLRIEFEILYLELSIRQMQCKDENGVVNTSDIILLILCYGMMEVLNKIIARMHSEGTYLNDITQLIGMILG, from the exons ATGACGGAAGGAGGTGTCGAACATAACATGGAGTGGACTCCATCGTGCACGAGGCGGTATAGG TTTAAGTATGAAGATGAATCAAAGGAAACCAGCAACCTAATGAATCTCCTTGGGTATGGATCTGGGCTCAGACAGAGACGCATTAACGCATACAGAAAGTTGGATAGCCTGAGGAATGCACGTTTCACTAATGATGTAACGACCATTACTGCAGGAAGTAAAGCAGAGGGTCTAACCTGTTTCTTCGAGAGCGATATGGACACAATGTTCATTATTCCACATGTCGTGTGTCTGGACGTCGGTATTAACGAAGAAACAATTCCAAGTCACATAATTGTGTTTACGATGGGTACGAAAGGCCACAATGCAGGATATTGTAAACTACAACAGGGAAGACTAACAAGTACATACTGTCCTGCTATTTCAAATGCTCTATGTATTGATGGATGTGGTAACGTTCTATTAAGTAGTACACAGTTTGTAGACTTTTTCAGACACAACCCGTATCCGTCTGAAATCCAGCAACATGCACGCGCAGGTCCATCTCTGCCATGGTCGTTTGGCCCTATGGCACATGATGTCGTTAGAGCCATTCGCGTTTACTGTCCTGGCATATTGCAAAACTGGGCAAAAAGATGTCGTTACTGGCCACCACCGGATATTGTTGAAAACGTTATTGTTTTGGGTGCATTTGTAAATCCAATTGGTTTTAAAGGCAGTGAGCACTATCATGTAGAGTGGAGGATATGCTTTAATACCGGTGAGACAGAACTTGTGAATAATCTTAATGACACTCAGATCAAGATATATGTGTTGCTAAAAATGATCGTTAAAGATATTTTAAAGCCTCGCAAAAAAGTAATTACATCATACATTTTGAAGAACATCGTATTATGGTTAGCGGAGAACAACCCACAAGAATTGTTTCATTCAGGCAGTATTTTTCATTGGCTAAAAGAAGGACTGATTTCATTACGAACCGCTATATCCAGTAGGCAGTTACCTTACTATATGATACCTGAAAGAAATCTTATGGCAGAAAGGGATCTGGTGAGTGGACAGCAGGATGAGTTGGTGAAGTCTCTGACATGCTTGATTGATGAAGGGCCGAAAATATTAAGGAGGTTGAAGAAAATACGGCAAGCTATTATCGGCCACAAGGAGCCGCTGCTGTGGTACAGTAAGCTTCGAATAGAGTTTGAGATTCTGTACCTGGAGTTAAGCATTAGACAAATGCAATGTAAAGACGAGAACGGCGTGGTAAATACTTCAGATATTATTCTCTTGATCCTGTGTTACGGTATGATGGAGGTACTGAACAAGATAATAGCGCGCATGCACAGTGAAGGGACTTATTTGAATGATATAACACAGTTAATCGGGATGATCTTAGGCTGA